A genomic stretch from Chaetodon auriga isolate fChaAug3 chromosome 17, fChaAug3.hap1, whole genome shotgun sequence includes:
- the sgce gene encoding epsilon-sarcoglycan isoform X1, translating into MGYPDRPGWLRYIQRTPHSDGVLYGSPTADHVGKATVIEITAYNRRTFETARHNLVINIMATEEFPLPYQAEFYIKNMNVEEMLASEVLGDFLGAVKNVWQPERLNAINITSALDRGGRVPLPINNLKEGVYVMVGADVPFSSCLREVESPHNQLRCSQEMEPVISCDKKFRAQFHIDWCKISLVDINKVVPVYITRPDPGTGILPEYGEYNPPSESLKARDYFSDFLVTLAVPSAVALVLFFILGYTMCCRREGVEKRNMQTPDIQLVHHSSIQKSSKELRSMSKNREISWPLSTLPVFNPVSGEVVPPIHPDNYETTSMPLMQTQTNLQNQITIPQQRPTGDNYVMSTFRRLEVNGIPEERKVAEALNL; encoded by the exons ATGGGCTACCCCGACAGGCCTGGCTGGCTGCGCTACATCCAGAGGACTCCGCACAGCGACGGAGTGCTCTACGGGTCCCCCACCGCAGATCACGTCGGCAAGGCCACCGTCATAGAG ATTACTGCCTATAACAGACGCACTTTTGAGACGGCGCGGCACAACTTGGTCATAAACATCATGGCCACAGAAG AGTTCCCTCTGCCCTACCAGGCCGAGTTTTACATCAAAAACATGAACGTGGAGGAGATGCTGGCCAGCGAGGTGCTGGGGGACTTCCTTGGAGCGGTGAAGAACGTATGGCAGCCTGAGCGCCTCAACGCCATCAACATCACCTCGGCGCTGGATCGCGGTGGACGTGTGCCCCTGCCCATCAACAACCTCAAAGAAGG GGTGTACGTGATGGTTGGTGCTGATGTTCCCTTCTCGTCGTGCCTGCGGGAGGTGGAAAGCCCACATAACCAGCTGCGCTGCAGTCAGGAGATGGAACCTGTCATCAGCTGCGACAAGAAGTTCCGAGCTCAGTTTCACATCGATTGGTGTAAGATTTCTCTG GTTGACATTAATAAAGTGGTGCCGGTGTACATTACCCGTCCTGACCCAGGCACTGGGATCCTGCCTGAATATGGGGAATACAACCCCCCCTCTGAGTCTCTGAAGGCTAGGGACTACTTTTCAGACTTCCTCGTCACACTGGCTGTTCCCTCCGCTGTGGCACTagtcctcttcttcatccttgGCTACACTATGTGCTGCAGACGGGAAGGGGT ggaaaaaagaaacatgcaaACACCAGA catcCAGCTCGTTCACCACAGCTCCATTCAGAAGTCCAGCAAGGAGCTGCGGAGCATGTCTAAGAACCGGGAGATCTCGTGGCCCCTCTCCACCCTGCCCGTCTTCAACCCAGTCAGCGGCGAGGTGGTGCCGCCCATCCACCCCGACAACTATGAGACCACCAGCATGCCGCTCATGCAGACACAGAC GAACCTGCAAAACCAGATTACGATACCACAGCAACGGCCTACAG GAGATAATTATGTCATGTCAACATTTCGACGGCTGGAG G
- the sgce gene encoding epsilon-sarcoglycan isoform X3 translates to MLLFIDPIVYIVHAYDAKDGALHERNVRVERSVGLKQRTVLYGDVVTILSRSHADRNVYPSAGVLFVHVLEREYFKGEFPPYPKSALPTGDASNDPITFNTNLMGYPDRPGWLRYIQRTPHSDGVLYGSPTADHVGKATVIEITAYNRRTFETARHNLVINIMATEEFPLPYQAEFYIKNMNVEEMLASEVLGDFLGAVKNVWQPERLNAINITSALDRGGRVPLPINNLKEGVYVMVGADVPFSSCLREVESPHNQLRCSQEMEPVISCDKKFRAQFHIDWCKISLVDINKVVPVYITRPDPGTGILPEYGEYNPPSESLKARDYFSDFLVTLAVPSAVALVLFFILGYTMCCRREGVEKRNMQTPDIQLVHHSSIQKSSKELRSMSKNREISWPLSTLPVFNPVSGEVVPPIHPDNYETTSMPLMQTQTNLQNQITIPQQRPTGKWYS, encoded by the exons atgcttttattcatTGATCCAATAGTTTACATTGTGCATGCCTATGATGCCAAAGACGGCGCTTTACATGAGAGAAATGTCCGTGTGGAGCGATCCGTGGGCTTGAAGCAGAGAACGGTCCTGTACGGAGATg tggTCACCATCTTGTCGAGGTCGCACGCAGACCGTAACGTCTACCCATCTGCAGGAGTGCTTTTCGTCCATGTTCTGGAGAGAGAGTACTTCAAAGGAGAGTTTCCTCCCTACCCCAAATCAG CTCTACCTACAGGTGATGCCAGCAATGACCCGATCACTTTCAATACCAACCTGATGGGCTACCCCGACAGGCCTGGCTGGCTGCGCTACATCCAGAGGACTCCGCACAGCGACGGAGTGCTCTACGGGTCCCCCACCGCAGATCACGTCGGCAAGGCCACCGTCATAGAG ATTACTGCCTATAACAGACGCACTTTTGAGACGGCGCGGCACAACTTGGTCATAAACATCATGGCCACAGAAG AGTTCCCTCTGCCCTACCAGGCCGAGTTTTACATCAAAAACATGAACGTGGAGGAGATGCTGGCCAGCGAGGTGCTGGGGGACTTCCTTGGAGCGGTGAAGAACGTATGGCAGCCTGAGCGCCTCAACGCCATCAACATCACCTCGGCGCTGGATCGCGGTGGACGTGTGCCCCTGCCCATCAACAACCTCAAAGAAGG GGTGTACGTGATGGTTGGTGCTGATGTTCCCTTCTCGTCGTGCCTGCGGGAGGTGGAAAGCCCACATAACCAGCTGCGCTGCAGTCAGGAGATGGAACCTGTCATCAGCTGCGACAAGAAGTTCCGAGCTCAGTTTCACATCGATTGGTGTAAGATTTCTCTG GTTGACATTAATAAAGTGGTGCCGGTGTACATTACCCGTCCTGACCCAGGCACTGGGATCCTGCCTGAATATGGGGAATACAACCCCCCCTCTGAGTCTCTGAAGGCTAGGGACTACTTTTCAGACTTCCTCGTCACACTGGCTGTTCCCTCCGCTGTGGCACTagtcctcttcttcatccttgGCTACACTATGTGCTGCAGACGGGAAGGGGT ggaaaaaagaaacatgcaaACACCAGA catcCAGCTCGTTCACCACAGCTCCATTCAGAAGTCCAGCAAGGAGCTGCGGAGCATGTCTAAGAACCGGGAGATCTCGTGGCCCCTCTCCACCCTGCCCGTCTTCAACCCAGTCAGCGGCGAGGTGGTGCCGCCCATCCACCCCGACAACTATGAGACCACCAGCATGCCGCTCATGCAGACACAGAC GAACCTGCAAAACCAGATTACGATACCACAGCAACGGCCTACAG G
- the sgce gene encoding epsilon-sarcoglycan isoform X5: MLLFIDPIVYIVHAYDAKDGALHERNVRVERSVGLKQRTVLYGDVVTILSRSHADRNVYPSAGVLFVHVLEREYFKGEFPPYPKSGDASNDPITFNTNLMGYPDRPGWLRYIQRTPHSDGVLYGSPTADHVGKATVIEITAYNRRTFETARHNLVINIMATEEFPLPYQAEFYIKNMNVEEMLASEVLGDFLGAVKNVWQPERLNAINITSALDRGGRVPLPINNLKEGVYVMVGADVPFSSCLREVESPHNQLRCSQEMEPVISCDKKFRAQFHIDWCKISLVDINKVVPVYITRPDPGTGILPEYGEYNPPSESLKARDYFSDFLVTLAVPSAVALVLFFILGYTMCCRREGVEKRNMQTPDIQLVHHSSIQKSSKELRSMSKNREISWPLSTLPVFNPVSGEVVPPIHPDNYETTSMPLMQTQTNLQNQITIPQQRPTGKWYS, encoded by the exons atgcttttattcatTGATCCAATAGTTTACATTGTGCATGCCTATGATGCCAAAGACGGCGCTTTACATGAGAGAAATGTCCGTGTGGAGCGATCCGTGGGCTTGAAGCAGAGAACGGTCCTGTACGGAGATg tggTCACCATCTTGTCGAGGTCGCACGCAGACCGTAACGTCTACCCATCTGCAGGAGTGCTTTTCGTCCATGTTCTGGAGAGAGAGTACTTCAAAGGAGAGTTTCCTCCCTACCCCAAATCAG GTGATGCCAGCAATGACCCGATCACTTTCAATACCAACCTGATGGGCTACCCCGACAGGCCTGGCTGGCTGCGCTACATCCAGAGGACTCCGCACAGCGACGGAGTGCTCTACGGGTCCCCCACCGCAGATCACGTCGGCAAGGCCACCGTCATAGAG ATTACTGCCTATAACAGACGCACTTTTGAGACGGCGCGGCACAACTTGGTCATAAACATCATGGCCACAGAAG AGTTCCCTCTGCCCTACCAGGCCGAGTTTTACATCAAAAACATGAACGTGGAGGAGATGCTGGCCAGCGAGGTGCTGGGGGACTTCCTTGGAGCGGTGAAGAACGTATGGCAGCCTGAGCGCCTCAACGCCATCAACATCACCTCGGCGCTGGATCGCGGTGGACGTGTGCCCCTGCCCATCAACAACCTCAAAGAAGG GGTGTACGTGATGGTTGGTGCTGATGTTCCCTTCTCGTCGTGCCTGCGGGAGGTGGAAAGCCCACATAACCAGCTGCGCTGCAGTCAGGAGATGGAACCTGTCATCAGCTGCGACAAGAAGTTCCGAGCTCAGTTTCACATCGATTGGTGTAAGATTTCTCTG GTTGACATTAATAAAGTGGTGCCGGTGTACATTACCCGTCCTGACCCAGGCACTGGGATCCTGCCTGAATATGGGGAATACAACCCCCCCTCTGAGTCTCTGAAGGCTAGGGACTACTTTTCAGACTTCCTCGTCACACTGGCTGTTCCCTCCGCTGTGGCACTagtcctcttcttcatccttgGCTACACTATGTGCTGCAGACGGGAAGGGGT ggaaaaaagaaacatgcaaACACCAGA catcCAGCTCGTTCACCACAGCTCCATTCAGAAGTCCAGCAAGGAGCTGCGGAGCATGTCTAAGAACCGGGAGATCTCGTGGCCCCTCTCCACCCTGCCCGTCTTCAACCCAGTCAGCGGCGAGGTGGTGCCGCCCATCCACCCCGACAACTATGAGACCACCAGCATGCCGCTCATGCAGACACAGAC GAACCTGCAAAACCAGATTACGATACCACAGCAACGGCCTACAG G
- the sgce gene encoding epsilon-sarcoglycan isoform X7 has product MGYPDRPGWLRYIQRTPHSDGVLYGSPTADHVGKATVIEITAYNRRTFETARHNLVINIMATEEFPLPYQAEFYIKNMNVEEMLASEVLGDFLGAVKNVWQPERLNAINITSALDRGGRVPLPINNLKEGVYVMVGADVPFSSCLREVESPHNQLRCSQEMEPVISCDKKFRAQFHIDWCKISLVDINKVVPVYITRPDPGTGILPEYGEYNPPSESLKARDYFSDFLVTLAVPSAVALVLFFILGYTMCCRREGVIQLVHHSSIQKSSKELRSMSKNREISWPLSTLPVFNPVSGEVVPPIHPDNYETTSMPLMQTQTNLQNQITIPQQRPTGKWYS; this is encoded by the exons ATGGGCTACCCCGACAGGCCTGGCTGGCTGCGCTACATCCAGAGGACTCCGCACAGCGACGGAGTGCTCTACGGGTCCCCCACCGCAGATCACGTCGGCAAGGCCACCGTCATAGAG ATTACTGCCTATAACAGACGCACTTTTGAGACGGCGCGGCACAACTTGGTCATAAACATCATGGCCACAGAAG AGTTCCCTCTGCCCTACCAGGCCGAGTTTTACATCAAAAACATGAACGTGGAGGAGATGCTGGCCAGCGAGGTGCTGGGGGACTTCCTTGGAGCGGTGAAGAACGTATGGCAGCCTGAGCGCCTCAACGCCATCAACATCACCTCGGCGCTGGATCGCGGTGGACGTGTGCCCCTGCCCATCAACAACCTCAAAGAAGG GGTGTACGTGATGGTTGGTGCTGATGTTCCCTTCTCGTCGTGCCTGCGGGAGGTGGAAAGCCCACATAACCAGCTGCGCTGCAGTCAGGAGATGGAACCTGTCATCAGCTGCGACAAGAAGTTCCGAGCTCAGTTTCACATCGATTGGTGTAAGATTTCTCTG GTTGACATTAATAAAGTGGTGCCGGTGTACATTACCCGTCCTGACCCAGGCACTGGGATCCTGCCTGAATATGGGGAATACAACCCCCCCTCTGAGTCTCTGAAGGCTAGGGACTACTTTTCAGACTTCCTCGTCACACTGGCTGTTCCCTCCGCTGTGGCACTagtcctcttcttcatccttgGCTACACTATGTGCTGCAGACGGGAAGGGGT catcCAGCTCGTTCACCACAGCTCCATTCAGAAGTCCAGCAAGGAGCTGCGGAGCATGTCTAAGAACCGGGAGATCTCGTGGCCCCTCTCCACCCTGCCCGTCTTCAACCCAGTCAGCGGCGAGGTGGTGCCGCCCATCCACCCCGACAACTATGAGACCACCAGCATGCCGCTCATGCAGACACAGAC GAACCTGCAAAACCAGATTACGATACCACAGCAACGGCCTACAG G
- the sgce gene encoding epsilon-sarcoglycan isoform X2 has product MGYPDRPGWLRYIQRTPHSDGVLYGSPTADHVGKATVIEITAYNRRTFETARHNLVINIMATEEFPLPYQAEFYIKNMNVEEMLASEVLGDFLGAVKNVWQPERLNAINITSALDRGGRVPLPINNLKEGVYVMVGADVPFSSCLREVESPHNQLRCSQEMEPVISCDKKFRAQFHIDWCKISLVDINKVVPVYITRPDPGTGILPEYGEYNPPSESLKARDYFSDFLVTLAVPSAVALVLFFILGYTMCCRREGVIQLVHHSSIQKSSKELRSMSKNREISWPLSTLPVFNPVSGEVVPPIHPDNYETTSMPLMQTQTNLQNQITIPQQRPTGDNYVMSTFRRLEVNGIPEERKVAEALNL; this is encoded by the exons ATGGGCTACCCCGACAGGCCTGGCTGGCTGCGCTACATCCAGAGGACTCCGCACAGCGACGGAGTGCTCTACGGGTCCCCCACCGCAGATCACGTCGGCAAGGCCACCGTCATAGAG ATTACTGCCTATAACAGACGCACTTTTGAGACGGCGCGGCACAACTTGGTCATAAACATCATGGCCACAGAAG AGTTCCCTCTGCCCTACCAGGCCGAGTTTTACATCAAAAACATGAACGTGGAGGAGATGCTGGCCAGCGAGGTGCTGGGGGACTTCCTTGGAGCGGTGAAGAACGTATGGCAGCCTGAGCGCCTCAACGCCATCAACATCACCTCGGCGCTGGATCGCGGTGGACGTGTGCCCCTGCCCATCAACAACCTCAAAGAAGG GGTGTACGTGATGGTTGGTGCTGATGTTCCCTTCTCGTCGTGCCTGCGGGAGGTGGAAAGCCCACATAACCAGCTGCGCTGCAGTCAGGAGATGGAACCTGTCATCAGCTGCGACAAGAAGTTCCGAGCTCAGTTTCACATCGATTGGTGTAAGATTTCTCTG GTTGACATTAATAAAGTGGTGCCGGTGTACATTACCCGTCCTGACCCAGGCACTGGGATCCTGCCTGAATATGGGGAATACAACCCCCCCTCTGAGTCTCTGAAGGCTAGGGACTACTTTTCAGACTTCCTCGTCACACTGGCTGTTCCCTCCGCTGTGGCACTagtcctcttcttcatccttgGCTACACTATGTGCTGCAGACGGGAAGGGGT catcCAGCTCGTTCACCACAGCTCCATTCAGAAGTCCAGCAAGGAGCTGCGGAGCATGTCTAAGAACCGGGAGATCTCGTGGCCCCTCTCCACCCTGCCCGTCTTCAACCCAGTCAGCGGCGAGGTGGTGCCGCCCATCCACCCCGACAACTATGAGACCACCAGCATGCCGCTCATGCAGACACAGAC GAACCTGCAAAACCAGATTACGATACCACAGCAACGGCCTACAG GAGATAATTATGTCATGTCAACATTTCGACGGCTGGAG G